A window of Psychromonas sp. CNPT3 contains these coding sequences:
- a CDS encoding anaerobic sulfatase maturase: MSYSSIKNSTFLEVIPLKTAEKSADTQRRFHVMSKPGGSKCNIDCQYCFYLHKDELLHQPKQPMMDDATLEKFIKSYIESQDGDQVIFSWQGGEPTLLGIDYFENIVKLQRKHCPDGVKIENDLQTNGILLNDQWCQFLKTNHFLVGLSIDGPAEFHDKYRVTRSGKPTFHLVMEAAQRLKKHGVPFNALVVVNRHNVKHPLDVYRFLTKELGATYIQFTPCVEAKDFKTTAPQFWNASLTPNKGSERAKPGHLMSIVTDWSVDPDDWGDFLNSVFKEWVNNDLGRVLVNLFETAVAQVMGKASQLCTSAEFCGKGLAMEHNGDVFSCDHYVYPEYKLGNINDRGLNEFAFSTRQQAFGMAKRDSLPQYCKACPYLKLCWGECPKNRLINTPDGEPGLNYLCSGIRAFFDESLPMLTGICVLLKKQQKDTTKQ; the protein is encoded by the coding sequence ATGTCTTATTCTTCAATAAAAAACAGCACCTTTTTAGAGGTGATCCCGCTTAAAACAGCAGAAAAAAGTGCCGATACACAGCGCCGTTTTCACGTCATGTCTAAACCGGGTGGTTCCAAATGTAATATTGATTGTCAATATTGCTTTTATCTTCATAAAGACGAGCTTCTTCATCAGCCCAAGCAACCCATGATGGATGACGCGACGTTAGAAAAGTTTATTAAAAGTTATATTGAGAGTCAAGATGGTGATCAAGTCATCTTTTCATGGCAAGGTGGTGAGCCCACGTTATTAGGCATAGATTATTTTGAAAATATTGTAAAATTACAACGTAAACACTGCCCTGATGGCGTCAAAATTGAGAATGATTTACAAACTAACGGTATTTTGTTAAATGATCAATGGTGTCAATTTTTAAAGACCAATCACTTTTTAGTCGGCCTATCTATCGATGGGCCTGCTGAGTTTCATGATAAATACAGAGTCACACGCAGTGGCAAACCCACTTTTCATTTAGTCATGGAAGCTGCGCAACGCCTGAAAAAGCATGGCGTACCTTTTAATGCCCTTGTGGTCGTCAACCGCCATAACGTCAAACACCCATTAGATGTTTATCGCTTTTTAACCAAAGAGCTCGGGGCAACCTATATCCAATTTACCCCCTGTGTTGAAGCAAAAGATTTTAAAACCACCGCACCACAATTTTGGAACGCTTCACTCACCCCAAATAAAGGCAGTGAACGCGCAAAACCGGGTCACCTTATGTCTATTGTGACCGACTGGTCAGTCGATCCTGATGATTGGGGTGATTTCTTAAATAGTGTCTTTAAAGAATGGGTCAATAATGATTTGGGCCGCGTCCTCGTTAATTTATTTGAAACGGCCGTCGCACAAGTGATGGGGAAAGCCTCTCAATTGTGCACTAGCGCGGAGTTCTGTGGTAAAGGTTTGGCCATGGAGCATAATGGCGATGTCTTTAGCTGTGATCACTACGTTTATCCCGAATACAAACTCGGCAATATTAACGATCGTGGTTTAAATGAATTTGCATTTTCTACCCGTCAACAGGCCTTTGGCATGGCAAAAAGAGACAGCCTCCCTCAATATTGTAAAGCCTGTCCTTATTTGAAACTTTGTTGGGGTGAATGCCCTAAAAACAGATTAATTAATACGCCGGATGGTGAGCCGGGACTTAACTATTTGTGCAGTGGTATTCGCGCTTTCTTTGATGAAAGCTTACCCATGTTAACGGGCATTTGTGTGTTACTAAAGAAACAGCAAAAAGACACAACAAAACAATAA
- a CDS encoding AAA family ATPase — protein MHSAQTAVTQLTDHLNQSVIGQKHVIQSLIIGLLTNGHVLLEGLPGTAKTRSVKALADALASSFGRIQFTPDLLPSDVTGTDVYQEINGKPHLDFQPGPIFNSIVLADEVNRAPAKVQAALLEAMAEGTVTINGQSHKLPEIFMVLATQNPIEQEGTYLLPEAQMDRFMMKVNVPYPDDATEKEIMRLVRQEGREQADNCQQKTLQIDPQYILDGRKELFDIHVSDIAENYIVALVMATRHPERYPYTLLEKSIEIGASPRASIALDKCARAHAWLAKRDHVLVDDIRAVAHAVLGHRISLSYDALADGISTTDVVQVLLNSVVIG, from the coding sequence ATGCACTCGGCGCAAACAGCAGTTACTCAATTAACTGATCACCTAAATCAATCTGTTATTGGTCAAAAACATGTGATCCAATCTTTAATTATCGGCTTGCTGACTAATGGTCATGTGCTTTTAGAGGGCCTGCCGGGCACTGCAAAAACGCGATCGGTTAAAGCGCTAGCAGATGCGCTCGCCTCCTCTTTTGGGCGAATTCAATTTACCCCCGACTTATTGCCCTCTGACGTAACCGGCACTGATGTTTATCAAGAAATAAATGGTAAACCGCATCTTGATTTTCAACCGGGTCCTATTTTTAATAGCATCGTATTGGCCGATGAAGTCAACCGAGCGCCCGCTAAAGTGCAAGCTGCACTCTTAGAGGCCATGGCCGAAGGCACGGTCACGATCAACGGACAAAGTCATAAATTACCTGAAATTTTTATGGTACTCGCAACACAAAATCCCATCGAGCAAGAAGGCACTTATCTGTTACCCGAAGCGCAAATGGATCGCTTTATGATGAAAGTGAATGTGCCCTACCCAGATGATGCAACCGAAAAAGAGATCATGCGTTTAGTGCGCCAAGAAGGCAGAGAGCAGGCTGATAATTGCCAACAAAAAACACTGCAGATTGATCCTCAATATATTCTTGATGGGCGCAAAGAACTCTTCGACATACACGTTTCAGACATCGCTGAAAACTATATTGTGGCATTAGTCATGGCGACGCGTCACCCCGAGCGCTACCCCTATACCTTATTAGAAAAGTCGATAGAAATAGGCGCAAGCCCACGCGCCTCGATTGCATTAGATAAATGTGCACGCGCGCATGCATGGCTTGCAAAAAGAGATCATGTCTTAGTGGATGATATTCGCGCGGTCGCACACGCCGTATTGGGCCACCGAATTAGTTTAAGTTATGATGCACTCGCCGATGGCATAAGCACAACAGATGTTGTGCAAGTGCTGTTAAACTCTGTCGTTATTGGTTAA
- a CDS encoding DUF58 domain-containing protein produces the protein MLSTETLFTPKKSTLDPRIHCDFTALVKLQRHINRFSLFSGLKTSCMLAGKHLSHERGRGLNFEELRHYQRGDDIRTLDWKVTLRTGKPHVRAYTEEKDQNVILCIDQRSTMFFSSVDTLKSVVAAELASLCAWRVIKESDRVSFCIIKDQEIQSLPATRHQRDLLHYLKQLATSNQSLHVNTETPPRASLFSDALHSLNRRKLKNSIIIIFSDWISVSDKDIALLKHLQKSNDVLSILISDPMDRAVSINPASTWVFSNGQKQINLHKKSDLLTVNQSLESHYQKRCETLRHLMAMKHLPFIEINTSGGHIAQFIKSFSST, from the coding sequence ATGCTATCTACAGAGACACTTTTCACGCCTAAAAAATCGACTTTAGATCCCCGAATTCATTGCGATTTTACTGCGCTTGTTAAACTACAACGTCATATTAATCGATTTTCTCTTTTTTCTGGATTAAAAACGAGCTGCATGCTCGCAGGAAAGCATTTATCTCACGAGCGCGGTAGAGGCTTAAATTTTGAAGAGTTACGCCATTATCAGCGCGGTGATGATATTAGAACATTAGATTGGAAAGTGACGCTAAGGACGGGAAAGCCTCACGTTAGAGCCTATACAGAAGAAAAAGATCAAAATGTCATCCTTTGTATCGATCAACGCTCAACCATGTTTTTCTCATCGGTTGATACCCTAAAATCTGTTGTGGCAGCAGAGCTTGCAAGCCTTTGTGCATGGCGCGTCATTAAAGAAAGCGATCGTGTCAGTTTTTGTATTATTAAAGATCAAGAGATACAAAGCCTACCCGCTACCCGCCATCAACGTGATTTATTACATTACCTCAAACAATTAGCCACCAGCAATCAATCTCTACACGTAAACACCGAGACGCCCCCTCGCGCCTCGCTATTTTCAGATGCGCTACATTCGCTTAATCGACGTAAGTTAAAAAACAGTATTATTATTATTTTTAGTGATTGGATAAGCGTAAGCGACAAAGATATCGCCTTACTCAAACATCTGCAAAAATCCAATGATGTGTTAAGTATTTTGATCAGCGATCCGATGGATCGTGCGGTGAGCATAAATCCCGCGTCAACATGGGTATTTAGTAATGGCCAAAAACAAATTAACTTACATAAAAAAAGCGACCTGCTCACGGTTAACCAAAGCCTCGAAAGCCATTATCAGAAACGATGTGAAACATTACGCCACTTAATGGCCATGAAACATTTGCCTTTTATTGAGATCAATACCTCCGGAGGCCATATCGCCCAATTTATTAAATCCTTTAGCAGTACATAA
- a CDS encoding DUF4381 domain-containing protein: MTHTLPRSYLLKGIVDTQVADSIAWLPQTFAWTILFWLLAFAFLAGMYHAFRRYQKNQYRRDALHQLAQINRADTYDALCALLHIVKHVAVHLDNNNASKTDDDLLNFFEVTKTRSTPSFHRALNQRAFKEVWQPKDQCTFNSKQIDDLCAQFKTWIRHHCLDKDHLLMSEGKKHD, encoded by the coding sequence ATGACGCATACACTGCCCAGATCCTATCTTTTAAAAGGGATAGTAGACACCCAAGTCGCAGATAGCATTGCATGGCTACCTCAAACTTTCGCGTGGACGATACTATTTTGGTTATTGGCCTTTGCCTTTTTGGCAGGCATGTATCACGCGTTTCGACGCTATCAAAAAAATCAATATCGCAGAGATGCGTTACATCAATTAGCACAAATTAACCGCGCCGACACCTATGATGCATTATGTGCTCTATTGCATATCGTTAAACACGTTGCCGTGCACTTAGATAACAATAACGCATCTAAAACAGATGACGATTTATTAAACTTTTTTGAAGTTACAAAAACGCGAAGCACCCCCTCTTTTCACAGAGCATTAAATCAACGCGCCTTTAAAGAAGTTTGGCAACCAAAAGATCAGTGCACCTTTAACTCAAAACAAATAGATGACTTATGTGCCCAATTTAAAACGTGGATCCGTCATCATTGTTTAGATAAGGATCATCTTCTGATGTCTGAGGGAAAAAAACATGATTGA
- a CDS encoding vWA domain-containing protein, whose protein sequence is MIEFFLHDLELIYPMWLWLLPLPLIITHITPSYRTQQSAIKVPFFAILIDALNISTTQGASQLVATRWQKYLLCFTWIMILFALTKPTLLGPPQVREQIGRDIMVVVDLSGSMQKKDFVNQQGHKISRLDAVKEVLTDFIKTRQGDRLGLILFGDAAFVQTPFTADHDVWLDLLMQTRVNMAGKSTHLGDAIGLTIKRFNEATKNQTSEKTREKVAIILSDGNDTGSYVPPIDAAMVAKVNAVRIYMIAIGDPKSVGEQSLDMQTINKIASVSGGQAYQALNQQELLNAYAKIDKLEPQLYQSTQYRAKKSLHHYLVILVLLVHLLFFAGLLCQRLYLKKVTSKGDADV, encoded by the coding sequence ATGATTGAGTTTTTTTTGCATGATCTCGAATTAATATATCCGATGTGGTTATGGTTATTACCTTTACCCCTGATCATTACGCATATTACGCCGTCTTATCGGACCCAACAATCAGCCATTAAAGTCCCCTTTTTTGCTATCTTAATCGACGCACTAAATATCTCTACGACCCAAGGCGCCAGTCAATTAGTCGCAACGCGTTGGCAAAAGTATTTATTGTGTTTTACGTGGATAATGATTTTATTTGCATTAACGAAACCTACGCTATTAGGGCCCCCTCAAGTAAGAGAGCAGATAGGCAGAGACATCATGGTTGTCGTTGATCTCTCAGGCTCCATGCAAAAAAAGGACTTTGTTAACCAACAAGGCCATAAAATAAGTCGATTAGATGCGGTGAAAGAAGTGTTAACCGACTTTATTAAAACGCGCCAAGGAGATCGTCTCGGTTTGATCCTTTTTGGAGATGCCGCCTTTGTGCAAACCCCCTTTACAGCAGATCATGATGTTTGGCTTGATTTGTTAATGCAGACCCGCGTAAATATGGCAGGTAAAAGCACCCATTTAGGCGATGCCATTGGTCTTACTATTAAACGTTTTAACGAGGCCACAAAAAACCAAACTAGCGAAAAAACACGAGAAAAAGTCGCCATTATCCTGAGTGATGGTAATGATACCGGCAGTTATGTCCCCCCCATTGATGCGGCTATGGTTGCAAAAGTAAATGCGGTGCGTATCTATATGATAGCAATAGGCGATCCTAAAAGTGTTGGCGAACAAAGCCTTGATATGCAGACCATTAATAAGATTGCCAGCGTCTCTGGCGGACAAGCCTATCAAGCATTAAATCAACAAGAATTACTTAACGCATACGCCAAAATCGATAAATTAGAGCCTCAGCTTTATCAAAGTACCCAATATAGAGCGAAGAAAAGTCTGCATCACTACCTTGTTATTTTAGTGCTACTGGTACACCTACTCTTTTTTGCAGGGCTATTATGTCAACGCCTCTATTTGAAAAAGGTAACATCAAAAGGTGATGCTGATGTTTGA
- a CDS encoding vWA domain-containing protein has translation MFDIQSSQWEFIQHLLGQFHFIRPWWLLLLLPLTIIGYWKYQQDPQNNHKNPLPAHLQKALRLESSNWGKQLPLKLLILVFSLGILVCAGPSWQKQVSPFEEDKAPLLIILDSSLSMLEKDVMPNRLSRAKQKITDLLMLRGGGKTGLIVYSGSAHLVMPLTQDLAVLGPYLMAIGPDIMPIEGKSAYKTIPLIKQQLLTLSKSKLQISATVLLITDAITTLDKQMFTEYFKHSKNQLLILGVGDTNNRSDFALNMHSLNALADLNQGGSIQLSVDDQDINWLNHQIKRHMQLSQDSAQPWEDLGYYLLYPILLLTLLWFRRGWLVRWCLAMIFIGSLSSYSPPTFALMVSSRALNSVTSENITLVDKSIQYWMDLWLSPDQQGQWYFDQKHYALAGQHFQDPLRKGIAFYYAAEYKKSYIASMAGISDLQAIIKRQDIPQNSDPDPIKQQRAETTRLLLFNAANALLRQREYLAARDLFKIISKHFVNNKDAKHNLILVQHRIDEINLLSESQANTGEVQSTLSLADKPRIANGADEKVMQSKTEKLTLSAAQILADKNLANKWLRRVEADPKYFLKNKFHMQILSAQGNE, from the coding sequence ATGTTTGACATTCAATCTTCTCAATGGGAATTCATACAGCATCTTTTGGGGCAATTTCATTTTATTCGGCCCTGGTGGCTATTGTTACTTTTACCCTTAACGATCATTGGTTACTGGAAGTACCAACAAGATCCTCAAAATAACCATAAGAACCCATTACCTGCGCACTTACAAAAAGCATTACGCTTAGAAAGCAGCAACTGGGGAAAACAATTACCCCTAAAACTTTTAATTTTAGTGTTTAGTTTAGGCATACTCGTTTGTGCCGGCCCCTCTTGGCAAAAACAAGTATCTCCTTTTGAAGAAGATAAAGCCCCCTTGCTGATCATTTTAGACAGTAGCCTCTCCATGCTTGAAAAAGATGTCATGCCGAACCGACTTAGCCGAGCAAAACAAAAGATCACCGATTTATTAATGCTACGTGGTGGTGGTAAAACAGGGCTTATAGTGTATTCGGGAAGCGCACATTTAGTGATGCCCTTAACCCAAGATCTTGCTGTTTTGGGGCCTTATCTTATGGCCATCGGTCCCGATATTATGCCCATTGAAGGAAAATCTGCTTATAAAACGATCCCGTTGATAAAACAGCAACTGTTAACGCTTTCTAAATCAAAATTACAGATCTCTGCCACTGTTCTTTTGATCACAGATGCCATTACAACGTTAGATAAACAAATGTTCACAGAATATTTTAAGCACTCAAAAAATCAATTACTTATTCTTGGTGTGGGTGATACAAATAATCGCAGTGATTTTGCACTCAATATGCACTCATTAAACGCCTTAGCCGATTTAAACCAGGGCGGGAGCATACAATTAAGCGTAGACGATCAGGATATCAATTGGCTAAATCACCAAATTAAACGGCATATGCAATTGAGTCAGGACTCAGCTCAGCCATGGGAGGACTTAGGCTATTATTTGCTTTACCCTATCTTATTACTGACTTTATTATGGTTTAGACGAGGATGGTTGGTACGCTGGTGTCTTGCGATGATCTTTATTGGATCGCTGAGTAGTTATAGCCCGCCGACCTTTGCGTTGATGGTGTCATCGAGAGCGCTAAACTCGGTAACGTCTGAGAATATAACCTTGGTCGATAAAAGCATCCAATACTGGATGGATCTGTGGCTGAGCCCAGATCAACAAGGCCAATGGTATTTTGACCAAAAGCACTATGCTCTGGCAGGTCAACATTTCCAAGATCCCTTGCGTAAAGGGATCGCCTTTTATTATGCAGCTGAATATAAAAAATCCTATATTGCTTCGATGGCCGGTATCAGCGACCTCCAAGCCATTATAAAGAGACAAGATATTCCACAAAATAGCGATCCCGATCCTATCAAACAACAAAGAGCAGAAACGACAAGGCTTCTCTTATTTAATGCGGCCAACGCACTGCTTAGGCAACGAGAATATCTTGCTGCTCGCGATCTTTTTAAAATAATAAGCAAACATTTCGTCAATAATAAAGATGCCAAACATAATCTCATACTCGTGCAACATAGGATTGATGAAATTAATCTTTTAAGTGAGAGTCAGGCCAATACCGGAGAAGTGCAGTCGACATTATCTCTCGCAGATAAACCCCGGATAGCAAACGGTGCAGATGAGAAAGTGATGCAATCAAAAACTGAAAAATTAACACTTTCAGCGGCACAAATTTTGGCAGATAAAAATTTAGCAAACAAATGGTTACGCCGCGTAGAGGCTGATCCTAAATATTTTTTAAAAAACAAATTTCACATGCAGATACTTTCTGCACAAGGTAATGAATGA